The following proteins are co-located in the Escherichia fergusonii ATCC 35469 genome:
- the cysJ gene encoding NADPH-dependent assimilatory sulfite reductase flavoprotein subunit translates to MTTQVPPSALLPLNPEQLARLQAATTDLTPTQLAWVSGYFWGVLNQQPAALTATPAPAAEMPGITIISASQTGNARRVAETLRDDLLAAKLNVKLVNAGDYKFKQIASEKLLIVVTSTQGEGEPPEEAVALHKFLFSKKAPKLENTAFAVFSLGDSSYEFFCQSGKDFDSKLAELGGERLLDRVDADVEYQAAASEWRARVVDVLKSRAPVAAPSQSVATGAVNEIHTSPYSKDAPLVASLSVNQKITGRNSEKDVRHIEIDLGDSGLRYQPGDALGVWYQNDPALVKELVELLWLKGDEPVTVEGKTLPLNEALQWHFELTVNTANIVENYATLTRSETLLPLVGDKSKLQHYAATTPIVDMVRFSPAQLDAEALINLLRPLTPRLYSIASSQAEVENEVHVTVGVVRYDIEGRARAGGASSFLADRVEEEGEVRVFIEHNDNFRLPANPETPVIMIGPGTGIAPFRAFMQQRAADEAPGKNWLFFGNPHFTEDFLYQVEWQRYVKEGVLTRIDLAWSRDQKEKVYVQDKLREQGAELWRWINDGAHIYVCGDANRMAKDVEQALLEVIAEFGGMDTEAADEFLSELRVERRYQRDVY, encoded by the coding sequence ATGACGACACAGGTCCCACCTTCCGCGTTGCTTCCGTTGAACCCGGAGCAACTGGCACGCCTTCAGGCGGCCACGACCGATTTAACTCCCACCCAGCTTGCCTGGGTTTCTGGCTATTTCTGGGGCGTGCTCAACCAGCAGCCTGCTGCGCTTACAGCGACGCCAGCGCCCGCCGCAGAAATGCCGGGTATAACTATTATCTCCGCTTCGCAAACCGGCAATGCGCGCCGGGTTGCTGAAACATTACGCGATGATTTATTAGCGGCAAAACTGAACGTTAAGCTGGTGAACGCGGGCGACTATAAATTCAAACAAATCGCCAGCGAAAAACTGCTCATCGTGGTGACGTCAACGCAAGGTGAAGGGGAACCGCCGGAAGAGGCCGTCGCGCTGCATAAGTTCCTGTTCTCCAAAAAAGCGCCGAAGCTGGAAAACACCGCGTTTGCCGTGTTTAGTCTCGGCGATAGCTCTTATGAATTTTTCTGCCAGTCCGGGAAAGATTTCGATAGCAAGCTGGCGGAACTGGGCGGTGAACGCCTGCTCGACCGTGTCGATGCCGACGTTGAATACCAGGCTGCTGCCAGCGAGTGGCGCGCCCGCGTGGTCGATGTTCTTAAATCGCGCGCGCCTGTCGCAGCACCTTCACAATCCGTCGCTACTGGCGCGGTAAATGAAATCCACACCAGCCCGTACAGCAAAGACGCGCCGCTGGTGGCGAGCCTTTCGGTTAACCAGAAAATTACCGGGCGTAACTCTGAAAAAGACGTTCGCCATATCGAAATTGACTTAGGTGACTCTGGCCTGCGTTATCAGCCGGGTGACGCGCTGGGCGTCTGGTATCAGAACGATCCGGCACTGGTGAAAGAACTTGTCGAACTGCTGTGGCTGAAAGGTGATGAACCTGTCACCGTTGAGGGCAAAACCCTGCCGCTGAATGAGGCGCTACAGTGGCATTTTGAACTCACCGTCAACACCGCCAACATCGTTGAGAACTACGCCACGCTAACCCGCAGTGAAACGCTGCTGCCGCTGGTGGGCGATAAATCGAAGTTACAGCATTACGCCGCGACGACGCCGATTGTCGACATGGTGCGTTTTTCTCCGGCACAGCTTGACGCTGAAGCCCTGATTAACTTGCTGCGCCCGCTGACGCCGCGCCTGTACTCCATCGCCTCCTCGCAGGCGGAAGTCGAGAACGAAGTACACGTCACCGTTGGTGTGGTGCGTTATGACATTGAAGGCCGCGCCCGTGCTGGCGGTGCCTCCAGCTTCCTCGCGGACCGTGTGGAAGAAGAGGGCGAAGTCCGCGTCTTTATCGAACATAACGATAACTTCCGCCTGCCCGCTAACCCGGAAACCCCGGTGATTATGATTGGTCCGGGCACCGGTATTGCGCCGTTCCGCGCCTTTATGCAGCAACGTGCTGCTGACGAAGCGCCGGGCAAAAACTGGCTGTTCTTTGGCAATCCGCACTTTACGGAAGATTTCCTCTACCAGGTGGAGTGGCAGCGCTACGTCAAAGAGGGCGTGCTGACACGTATCGATCTTGCCTGGTCGCGCGATCAAAAAGAAAAAGTTTACGTACAAGACAAACTGCGCGAACAGGGCGCAGAGCTGTGGCGCTGGATCAATGACGGTGCCCACATTTATGTCTGCGGCGACGCTAATCGCATGGCGAAAGACGTTGAACAGGCACTTCTGGAAGTGATTGCCGAATTTGGTGGCATGGACACCGAAGCGGCGGATGAATTTTTAAGTGAGCTGCGCGTAGAGCGCCGTTATCAGCGAGATGTCTACTAA
- the cysI gene encoding assimilatory sulfite reductase (NADPH) hemoprotein subunit: MNEKHPGPLVVEGKLTDAERMKLESNYLRGTIAEDLNDGLTGGFKGDNFLLIRFHGMYQQDDRDIRAERAEQKLEPRHAMLLRCRLPGGVITTKQWQAIDKFAGENTIYGSIRLTNRQTFQFHGILKKNVKPVHQMLHSVGLDALATANDMNRNVLCTSNPYESQLHAEAYEWAKKISEHLLPRTRAYAEIWLDQEKVATTDEEPILGQTYLPRKFKTTVVIPPQNDIDLHANDMNFVAIAENGKLVGFNLLVGGGLSIEHGNKKTYARTASEFGYLPLEHTLAVAEAVVTTQRDWGNRTDRKNAKTKYTLERVGVETFKAEVERRAGIKFEPIRPYEFTGRGDRIGWVKGIDDKWHLTLFIENGRILDYPGRPLKTGLLEIAKIHKGDFRITANQNLIIAGVPESEKAKIEKIAKESGLMNAVTPQRENSMACVSFPTCPLAMAEAERFLPSFIDNIDNLMAKHGVSDEHIVMRVTGCPNGCGRAMLAEVGLVGKAPGRYNLHLGGNRIGTRIPRMHKENITEPEILATLDELIGRWAKEREAGEGFGDFTVRAGIIRPVLDPARDLWD, from the coding sequence ATGAACGAAAAACATCCAGGGCCTTTAGTGGTCGAAGGAAAACTGACAGACGCCGAGCGCATGAAGCTTGAGAGCAACTACCTGCGCGGGACCATTGCGGAAGATTTAAACGACGGTCTGACCGGCGGTTTTAAGGGCGACAACTTCCTGCTGATCCGTTTCCACGGTATGTATCAGCAGGATGACCGCGATATCCGCGCCGAACGTGCTGAACAGAAGCTGGAACCGCGTCATGCGATGCTGCTGCGCTGCCGTCTTCCGGGTGGGGTGATCACCACTAAACAGTGGCAGGCAATTGATAAATTCGCCGGTGAAAACACCATTTATGGCAGCATTCGCCTGACCAACCGCCAGACGTTCCAGTTCCACGGCATTCTGAAAAAGAACGTCAAACCGGTGCACCAGATGCTGCATTCGGTCGGTCTTGATGCGCTGGCGACCGCCAACGACATGAACCGTAACGTACTCTGCACCTCGAACCCTTACGAGTCGCAGCTGCACGCGGAAGCCTATGAATGGGCGAAGAAAATCTCTGAACATCTGCTGCCGCGAACCCGTGCCTATGCGGAGATCTGGCTCGATCAGGAAAAAGTCGCCACCACTGACGAAGAACCGATCCTCGGTCAGACCTATCTGCCGCGTAAATTCAAAACCACGGTAGTGATCCCGCCGCAGAACGATATCGATCTGCACGCCAACGACATGAACTTTGTGGCGATCGCGGAAAACGGCAAGCTGGTGGGCTTCAACCTGCTGGTGGGCGGTGGGCTTTCTATCGAACACGGCAACAAGAAAACCTACGCCCGCACGGCGAGCGAGTTTGGCTATCTGCCACTGGAGCATACGCTGGCGGTGGCGGAAGCGGTCGTTACCACTCAGCGTGACTGGGGTAATCGTACTGACCGTAAAAACGCCAAAACCAAATACACGCTGGAGCGCGTGGGGGTCGAGACGTTTAAAGCAGAAGTGGAACGTCGCGCGGGGATCAAGTTCGAACCGATCCGTCCATATGAATTTACCGGGCGCGGCGATCGTATCGGCTGGGTAAAAGGGATCGACGACAAATGGCACCTGACGCTGTTTATCGAAAATGGCCGAATTCTTGATTATCCGGGGCGTCCGCTGAAAACCGGCCTGCTGGAGATCGCGAAGATCCACAAAGGTGATTTCCGCATTACGGCGAACCAGAATCTGATCATCGCCGGTGTACCGGAAAGCGAGAAAGCGAAGATTGAGAAGATCGCCAAAGAGAGCGGATTGATGAATGCCGTCACGCCGCAGCGCGAAAACTCAATGGCCTGCGTGTCATTCCCGACTTGCCCGCTGGCGATGGCGGAAGCGGAGCGTTTCCTGCCGTCGTTTATCGATAACATCGATAATTTAATGGCGAAACATGGTGTCAGCGATGAGCACATCGTGATGCGTGTAACAGGCTGCCCGAACGGTTGTGGTCGCGCGATGCTGGCGGAAGTTGGCCTGGTGGGTAAAGCGCCTGGGCGCTACAACCTGCATCTTGGTGGCAACCGCATTGGGACACGTATCCCACGGATGCATAAAGAAAACATCACCGAGCCGGAAATCCTGGCGACGCTTGATGAACTGATAGGGCGCTGGGCGAAAGAACGTGAAGCGGGTGAAGGCTTCGGTGACTTTACGGTGCGTGCGGGCATCATTCGCCCGGTGCTCGACCCGGCGCGCGATTTGTGGGATTAA
- the cysH gene encoding phosphoadenosine phosphosulfate reductase, with protein sequence MSKLDLNALNELPKVDRILALAETNAELEKLDAEGRVAWALDNLPGEYVLSSSFGIQAAVSLHLVNQIRPDIPVILTDTGYLFPETYRFIDELTDKLKLNLKVYRATESAAWQEARYGKLWEQGVEGIEKYNDINKVEPMNRALKELNAQTWFAGLRREQSGSRANLPVLAIQRGVFKVLPIIDWDNRTIYQYLQKHGLKYHPLWDEGYLSVGDTHTTRKWEPGMAEEETRFFGLKRECGLHEG encoded by the coding sequence ATGTCCAAACTCGATCTAAATGCCCTGAACGAACTGCCGAAGGTAGATCGCATTCTGGCGCTGGCGGAAACTAACGCCGAGCTTGAAAAACTGGATGCTGAAGGCCGCGTTGCCTGGGCGCTGGATAATCTGCCCGGTGAATATGTGCTTTCTTCCAGCTTCGGTATCCAGGCGGCGGTTAGCCTGCATCTGGTGAATCAGATTCGCCCGGATATTCCGGTGATCCTCACCGATACCGGTTATCTGTTCCCGGAGACCTACCGCTTTATTGACGAGTTAACGGACAAACTCAAGCTCAACCTGAAAGTGTACCGCGCTACCGAAAGCGCCGCCTGGCAGGAAGCACGCTACGGCAAACTGTGGGAACAGGGCGTTGAAGGCATTGAAAAGTACAACGATATCAACAAAGTCGAACCGATGAACCGGGCGCTGAAAGAACTGAACGCGCAAACGTGGTTTGCTGGCCTGCGCCGTGAACAATCCGGCAGCCGCGCTAATTTACCGGTGCTGGCAATTCAGCGTGGTGTATTTAAAGTGCTGCCGATTATCGACTGGGATAACCGAACTATTTATCAGTATCTGCAAAAACATGGCCTGAAATATCACCCATTATGGGACGAAGGATATTTATCGGTTGGTGATACCCATACAACCCGTAAATGGGAACCTGGTATGGCGGAAGAAGAAACGCGTTTCTTTGGCTTAAAAAGGGAATGTGGGCTGCACGAAGGGTAA